Within the uncultured Draconibacterium sp. genome, the region GATGAAAGATACAAGTTGGGATAACCTTTCAAAACGCGAAAAACTACAAATCACTCGTCAGCGCGCGAAACTGGACAAAGTATTGGGGTCAATCTCAGACCTTACTCGTTTGCCAGCTGCATTATTTGTTGTTGACGTATTGAAAGAAAAAATTGCTGTTCGCGAAGCAAAAAAATTAGGAATTCCTGTATTTGCTATTGTTGATACTAACTCAAATCCTGAGGATATCGACTTTGTAATTCCTGCTAACGACGACGCTTCTCAGTCAATCCGCATTATTGTTGGTGAGATGTGCGACGCTGTTAAAGCTGGTTTGAGCGAGCGCAAAATTGAGAAAGATAAAGAAGAAGCAACTGAAGAGGCTCCTAAAAAGAAGGCAGCTAAAGCAGAAGAAACTTCTGAAGAGTAAGTAAAGGTTAAGTAAACTATAAACCATTTAAAAGAAATTTTAATTATGTCTTTTACAACAGCAGACGTAGTAAAATTGCGTAAAGTATCGGGCGCAGGGATGATGGATTGCAAAAATGCCCTGAAAGAAGCCGAAGGTGACTTTGACAAAGCACTGGAAATCATCCGCGAAAAAGGTAAATTAATTGCTAATAAACGTGCAGACAGAGACGCCGCCGAAGGTGTAGCTATTGCAAAAGTAACTGAAGACGGTAAATTCGGT harbors:
- the rpsB gene encoding 30S ribosomal protein S2 — translated: MPKTNFQELLEAGAHFGHLKRKWNPNMEPYIFMEKNGIHIIDLQKTVVKIDEAAAAIKQIAKSGRKVLFVATKKQAKELVAEQVKEVGMPYVTERWPGGMLTNFPTIRKAVKKMISIDKMMKDTSWDNLSKREKLQITRQRAKLDKVLGSISDLTRLPAALFVVDVLKEKIAVREAKKLGIPVFAIVDTNSNPEDIDFVIPANDDASQSIRIIVGEMCDAVKAGLSERKIEKDKEEATEEAPKKKAAKAEETSEE